Proteins co-encoded in one Candidatus Stygibacter australis genomic window:
- a CDS encoding 2-oxoacid:ferredoxin oxidoreductase subunit beta, which translates to MKKIPQKEIHKYLRHNKKFPHVWCPGCSDGIVLGATIRAIAEIGWEKDDCAMVSGIGCSSRMPVYIDLNTAHTLHGRALAYATGIKMAKPALNVIVVTGDGDASAIGGNHLIHACRRNINLTVICINNHIYGMTGGQYSPTTPHGAIATTMPFGNIDNEFDLCKLTIGAGATFVARTTAYHAIEMQSIIKAGFEHKGFSFIEVMCACPVIYGKLNKLGSAPQMMKQLRDSYVPVKIYDKLNDDEKNDQLPRGIFNNVEAPEYSEKYAELVKSLQPKQGESDE; encoded by the coding sequence ATGAAAAAAATACCTCAAAAAGAAATCCATAAATATTTACGGCATAATAAGAAATTTCCTCATGTCTGGTGTCCCGGATGTTCTGATGGCATAGTATTAGGTGCGACAATTAGAGCGATAGCAGAGATTGGCTGGGAAAAGGATGATTGTGCAATGGTTTCTGGTATCGGCTGTTCTTCACGGATGCCTGTTTATATAGATTTGAATACAGCTCATACTCTTCATGGCAGAGCATTAGCATATGCCACGGGTATCAAGATGGCAAAACCAGCTTTGAATGTAATCGTTGTTACAGGAGATGGAGATGCCAGTGCCATTGGTGGAAATCATCTGATACACGCCTGCCGGCGCAATATAAACCTTACTGTAATTTGCATAAATAACCATATTTATGGCATGACTGGCGGGCAGTATTCTCCCACTACACCCCATGGAGCCATAGCTACTACCATGCCCTTTGGCAACATTGACAATGAATTTGACCTCTGCAAACTCACGATTGGTGCCGGAGCCACTTTTGTAGCCCGTACAACAGCATATCATGCAATTGAGATGCAATCGATAATCAAAGCAGGATTTGAGCATAAAGGTTTTTCCTTTATAGAAGTAATGTGTGCCTGTCCAGTAATCTATGGCAAATTGAATAAACTGGGTAGTGCACCTCAGATGATGAAACAGTTAAGAGACAGCTATGTTCCGGTGAAGATATATGATAAATTGAATGATGATGAGAAAAATGACCAGTTGCCACGAGGAATTTTTAATAATGTAGAAGCCCCAGAATATTCCGAAAAATATGCTGAGCTGGTGAAATCGCTTCAACCTAAGCAAGGAGAGAGTGATGAGTAA